The genomic DNA GCTCCTGAATCCGCCGCCGCTCCGCTTCGTCGAGTTCGCCGTCGGCGAGCGCCGCGGCGATCATCCCGCGCAGCAGCAGCGTCGAACGCCGATGCCGCGGGTCCAGCGCCGCCTCGGCCGGTCCCGCGGCCGCGGGCGGCGGCGAAAGGAGCGGCGTCGTTCCCGGAGCGGCATGCGCGGCCGCGGCGGGCGGCGGAGGCGGCGGGGCGCTCGCCGTCGCGGCGGGACGATTCTCTTGCTCCGTGAAATGCTCGAACGCGGCGATCGCCACGCCGAGCGCGCCCATGCCGAGCGCGGCGCCGGTCACGGGGCCGATTTCGTTGCGCAGACCGCCGGCGACGAGCGAACCGAGCAGCCGGGTTGGGTTGAACATCGCCCCTCCTCCAACGTTCGGGCCGGCATTCTCGCCGATCGCCGGCCGCCGTTCCACGCCGACGGCGCCGCCCCCGCGGCCGCTCGCGCAAAAGAAAGGCGGGCGTCCGCTCCGGGCGCCCGCCTCTCCGCGAATCGTCGCGCCGTCAGTGGGCCGAAGGCAGCCGCACGAAGAAGTCGTTCCCCTTGTCGTCCACGAGAATGAACGCCGGGAAGTTCTCGACTTCGATCTGGTAGATCGCTTCCATCCCCAGTTCCGGGTACTCGATCAGATCGACCTTCCTGATGTTCTCCTGCGCGAGCAGCGCGGCCGGGCCGCCGATCGAGCCGAGGTAGAAGCCGCCGTGCTTCTTGCACGCCTCGGTGACCACCTTGCTGCGGTTCCCCTTGGCGATCATGACCATCGAGCCGCCGTTGGCCTGGAAGAGATCGACGTACGGATCCATTCGGCCGGCGGTCGTCGGGCCGAAGGAGCCGGAGGCCATCCCTTCCGGCTTCTTCGCCGGGCCGGCGTAGTAGACCGGATGGTCCTTGAAGTACTGCGGCAGCCCTTCGCCGCGGTCCAGCCGTTCCTTCAGCCGGGCGTGCGCGATGTCGCGGGCGACGACGATCGTGCCGGAGAGAAGCAGCGCCGTCCCGACCGGGTGCTTCGTCAGGTCGGCGAGGACCTC from bacterium includes the following:
- a CDS encoding tellurite resistance TerB family protein, with amino-acid sequence MFNPTRLLGSLVAGGLRNEIGPVTGAALGMGALGVAIAAFEHFTEQENRPAATASAPPPPPPAAAAHAAPGTTPLLSPPPAAAGPAEAALDPRHRRSTLLLRGMIAAALADGELDEAERRRIQERLRDAALSDAERAFAAREFFSPATIEQLAADVDSPECAEELYAASRLAVKLDNDAERRHLAALAVRLGLAPEATQRIDAALDAGADR
- a CDS encoding FumA C-terminus/TtdB family hydratase beta subunit, with amino-acid sequence EVLADLTKHPVGTALLLSGTIVVARDIAHARLKERLDRGEGLPQYFKDHPVYYAGPAKKPEGMASGSFGPTTAGRMDPYVDLFQANGGSMVMIAKGNRSKVVTEACKKHGGFYLGSIGGPAALLAQENIRKVDLIEYPELGMEAIYQIEVENFPAFILVDDKGNDFFVRLPSAH